acatgTTTGGCAAAGTAATTTCAATTTCGAATTTAATgacaattaatacaaaatttttcagtgTTGGCATGATTTTCAATCACGTAGTAAGAAGAAACattcaattataaaacagTCCATGGGAAAAACAGGTGGTGGCACAATGAATACTGAATCATTAACAACACAAGAAGAAGTTTTGGATATAATGTGTTCAACTAGCATTGATGGACATCCCGAAATAGAAGAGTCTACTGTAAATATATTGCAGCTTCCAGAggtaatacttttaatattattaatatttactagCACATATCAAAATAGATACCGAATCGATGTGGTTAATGTTACATcttcataatataatacaaatttaaaaattgtatacgtgttaattttatgatatgagcaatgtataatttttaataagtaaaatgttGATTTGCAGGAACAAATAATGGAAGTTGAATATTTAGATGaagatgaagaaaatatatcacaGATTTATGATATTGATACAAATAGTAATGAATGCAATATTGTAACatcacaaaaaagaaaaagtaatatggataaagaatgcaataatttgcaaaaagtaGTAAgtggaaaagaaaatattgataaaacatcaaagaattataagattataagaGATAATCAACAATGTACCACCAAATTTGATAAATCCATTGAAAAAAGTggacttttacaaaataatgctaatttttctacacaaaatgaacaaaataacaatgaaGAACAAACACCATTTAAcgaaaagaaaggaagaaataCGAGAAGCaaacaattgcaaaatactattgaaatatcaacacatctaaataatatttatgataaaacatacgatttaaagaaaaattattatgaaagtaaaataaaatatctaaaaaggTTTGTGGAAGCTACTGAAAAAGTGACcaatatttttgaacaatattttcatcattaaattaatttatacataacaCTTACACGAGGACAAAGATGcgagttataattttattcagagttaatttcataaaattgttatttctaaAACATAACcgatataacaaataattaattatttttattttgttcgtACGacttaaatatcttttatttaatgttttatttgaaacattaacacatacttttttttcaaatgtagCTAcgtaaaaaagcatttttttttttcataactaTGCAGAAGCAAAGTTTACATAATgaacttaatattaatttaattaaatatgtattaataaaatgttattaatatgtaatttaacaatttgttaGTTAAAAATGTGATAGACTGTGATGTAGCGCTAAAATCCGTTTGCGTTATTTTGGTTTTAAGCAAGActtaaacacacacacacacacacacacacgcgcacgaggcacgcacgcacgcacgcacgcacacgcacacgcacacgcacacacatacgcgcacacacaaaataagtatttttttacgtatcaaatattaatataaaaatgttttgtttttgttataatGTTGAGATGCgagaatattatgttatttaaaataatatataaatagtccaaacatttattgttatatgtatgtcatgttacaaaaataaatgtttagaaataaataatcgtttatttttatcatatttcttactttatataattaaaataaaatttataatactgaTGTGAGtgtattgaatatattaagtatattaagtatattaattttattatgattcaagaaaaataatttcttatcatCTGTCGCTGTTTTCTTCTACCAGCTGCTAAATCAGGATTGATTCTGTGAATATTTCTTTCAGGtgcattaatttcttcaatgttatttctattaatattcatCCCAAAGTCAAACTCTTcttcatcatcattatttaaatctaatgGCACATTTTCGTTGACacatatattatgcaatacagcacatgtatttataattttcgcTGCTGTTGATGGAGAATAATGTAGTACCCTATGCTTTAATAAGCATCTAAAACGCATTTTTAGTACTCCATTGCATTGTTCTATTAACGAACGGCATCTcatttgctttttattatataatgcttCAGGACTATTTTCTGCTGCATCTGTTATGGGAGTCATCATCCATGGCCTTAAGGAATATCCTGAATCAcctaaaaacaaaaacattttaatgcaagaatttaatatttttatttgtacatttgcAATATAGTCTCCTAATATGCagtatgtgtaaaaaaaatataaccatTGGTGAgctgatatattttattgatgacAGGTTGTAAAACTTTTCTTGGGTAAGTTTTGTAGtgtattctatattttatccaataaaaaatgttttttagtaattttcaGATCATTAATGTTCACATTGAATAGGCAATGCATGCAAAATTCATATGAAAAAAGTGTAGGAACCTTTAATTAGCTGATTATACagcatattataatatattacacttataaataaaaaagttctttatCGTCTTGTGTAATAAATGTGCGTCAAagatttttctcttcaatGTGTTCTACTTGCTGATTTTTCTCTTATACTTTATCTTTATactatataacaaattattcgtGAGTTCTTACCTACTAAGTGGAAATTTTTGTTCGGATATCGCCTGTACAAATGGACCATTGCATTCTTTACATTGGAATTATTCCAAATGTAAGCATCGTGAGTACTACCAGGATAACGTGCATTTATACTCATAATTTTTAGACGCCAATCACAGATCTGTAAtgaaatgcaatatataactgtaatatacacttataagatttaaaaatttgtaatactttactaaatatacagggtgtcaattaagtcccgggacggctgaatattttctcatgtaaggtatttttgaaaaaggtcaaggttatttctgaagtaattttcaacgaggaattcaacggtgaccttcaatttgaccttgagcttgaccttcaaggtcatttcaaggttaggttaagttttttaaatagaaacccttttttttattccaaaatctaatagctggtgtcaagagcttttcaaaacactataatgaagttatttttcattaagtactttttgagttatgaggcttgtaaattacagtattttgacataaaatacaaaatatcttgtaaaacattcaatttttgggaatcttaccttaatacttttatgcataaaataataaaacgaatcaattggtataaagaaaacacatagttgctttcaagaaaaagtatgcagttgcatgttgcaaactacatactttttcttgaaagcaactatgtgttttctttataccaattgatttgtcttattattttatgcataaaagtattaaggtaagattcccaaaaattgaatgttttacaagatattttgtattttatgtcaaaatactgtaaattacaagcctcataactcaaaaagtacttaatgaaaaataactttattatagtgttttgaaaagctcttgacaccagctattagattttggaatcaaaaataggggtttctatttaaaaaacctaacctaacctaaccttgaaatgaccttgaaggtcaagctcaaggtcaaattgaaggtcaccgttgaattcctcgttgaaaattacttcagaaatgaccttgacctttttcaaaaataccttacatgaaaaaatattcagccgtcccgggacttaattgacaccctgtatattaaatacatgCATAGTAGTAATAGTAATGGGATCAAATGGGACCATATTAGTCCTCATATCTAaacttaatcaaaattatttagatttaaagaGTTGTTCTGTGATTTCTACTAAATCAATACagattacaaaatatacgGGATATGAGGTTTAAACTCGCGACTAATCGCTTACAAGTCCGTCGCTCTCATGGAATCACACGACATCtctaatatatacaataaataatattacaattataattactagTTGAGTATTAATTGAGTGATATCCTTTCctgtttacatatatatgttcaGGATTATTATTTCCTGTTGGAGGAAAAATAGCAATATGGGTGCAATCGATACATCCTATTGTGCCAGGAAATTCAAATCTTCTgtaaaatctgaaataaaaaaaatattaatataatatttatattgtagtATATACAaaagtttacaaaataattataaacatttcatatttatttttatatattatagaaaatttgtattattactcTCTTCGCAGTTCATTCATTTCTGCAAAAGTAGAAGGAAATTTGATCCATTGACTCATGATTTCTTGTCTTGTTATTACATCTATTACTTCATGAATGCAACGGGAAACTGTTGGTTGACTGATAgccatataaatatttttcccaaTATCCATCTGATAAGAACCACTTGCAAAAAATCGCAATGCTGtcataatctataaaaaaataggtGTTTACttattgtttttgtttatgcaTGTCATACGTATGTGTTAcgaattttagaataattactTTTGTTGTGGTATCGATTGCAGATATTCTTGTTTGAGGAGTTAGATGCGGTTCAACAAGATCGATAATATATCTTGCTGCGGCTTTATTTAAacgaaataatgcaataaattgtttattatccAATTCAAAAGGATCGTCCCTAATATGGAAAATTCTCCTTCGTTGTTCTACTATTTCAGCATTTTctaatgcatttataattggcacatttaatattatatcttccAGAtccattatataaatttatattaatttattatatatatgtatgtgtgtgtgtgtgtttgttcTCCGCTATATTTTCACAGTTTATAACACGTTTCGAGATAAAAGTATGGTATAACCCATTCGTTTCATTACGAATGATAAATTGCGTATACGACTACACTTGCGACTGTGAAGAATACTTttctaaagattttttattgcgaTCATTCGCAACTTGATATTTGCGTATACGCAACTATTTCAAGAATAGAGATCTAGGGATTTCCCATTGCGATCATTCGCAACTTGCTATTTGCGTATGCGCAACTGGTTCAAGAATAGGGCCCCAGGTCGTTTGCCCAAATTGGTGCCCCGTAAAGGGACACCGACCGGACGGTGTTTGCGTATAAGTGCCGAACTTTGGCACTTGGACCGCCGAGATTGGGCAGGAGGCGACTCAGCGCGTTCGCCATCCTGTCCACTCTGGGAGCAAAAGCATCAAAGTGCTGTGTAAATTCCCAGAGTCCATCCAGGGTGAGGCCCAGATACTTCATCTTGGACCCCACAGGGATACGGGACCCTCCGACGTTTATGGTTGTCGGGGGTGGTCTCCCTCCTGCCTTCCTATAGAAGAACAGGGCCTCCGTCTTATGAGGAGCCACCTGTAATCCCAGGCCCCGTATAGCGCGCACTACGCTGGCCACGGCTGCGGTTGCTACAGCCGCGGCCTCTCTCCATTCCTCCCCCCGAGCCATGACTAACGTGTCGTCGGCGTAACAGACGACGTCACAGCCCGGAAGAAGAGCCGCCCGAAGCACCACGTCGTACCCGAGATTCCACAGCGTCGGGCCCAAAACGGAACCCTATGGAACCCCGCAGTACATAGCCCTTTCGCATACCTCCCCGTTCCCGTTCCTATACGAGAACGTCCTGTCCCGGAGATAGTCCCACAGGACTGCCCGAAGATAGGGGGGCAGCTGAAGATGTTCGAATGCTGCCCCCAGACAGCCCTAGGGGAGGGAGTTGAAGGCATTCACGATATCAAGCGATACCGCTATTGCcacctctcccccccccccctccaaCGCGGCCTCCGAGAAGGAGCGGACGTGGCGTATTGCATCCACAGTGCTCCGCCCCTCCCGAAAGCCGAATTGCTTCTCATTCAAGGTGGGACCACCCCGAGACAGGTGCTGAACGAAGCGCCCTACGATAATACGCTCATAGAGCTTACCCGCCTCGTCCAGCAAACATATCGGTCGGTATGCGGAGGGTTGCTCCGGCGGCTTGCCATCTTTGTGGAGGAGGACCAAGTTTGCCCTCCTCCACCGCGAGGGGAAAGTGCCGGACCTAAGGCAGGCAGTAAAGAGCCTCCGCAGCCGGTCACTTAGCACCCTCGCCGCCAGGGCCCACGCCCTGCCGGGGATTCCGTCGGGTCCAGGCGCCTTGGCCGCTCCGCCAAGCCTGGCCCGCACCGCGGACATCTCCTCTGTCGAGACTGCCGGCTCCTCTGGCCACACTTCCCCTACTGTGAAGGGAGGGGTGACAAATCCCCCCACAGGGAACAGTGTGTTTACGATGTTGCCGAGGAGTTCCGGCTTAAGTCTCTCCGGAGTGGGGGGCGCCCTTGGTCTCAGTTTCCTGAGAACTATCTTAAAGGGTCGCCCCCACGGATCCCGGTCCAGGGTGGAGGTAAGCTCCTCCCACGCCCTGGCCTTTGCTGTCCCAATGGCGGCCCGGAGGGCCTTTTGTGTGGCACGAAATCTCTCCAGTGCTTCagatagataatttttatttgttcccCTTAAGGTTACAATTTACATCTCTTTTCCTCTGCTTAATTCTACTTCTTATTCTAACTTATCCTATTCTCTTAATCTAACTTATCCTATTTTTCTGTCACATGAGTGCTATGTCCCTTCAGAACTCACACTCACCCGACATTTCCTCTATTCtctttacacacacacaccgtCCCTATGCTATGGGGACTTCCGTTTCCTcttgctttttatttctcatgctctacccctctctctctctctctctctctctctctctctctctctctctctctctctctctctctctctctctctctctctctctctctctctctctctctctctctctctctctctctctctctctctctctctctctctctctctctctctctctctctctctctctctctctctctctctctctctctctctctctctctctctctctctctctctctctctctctctctctctctctctctctctctctctctctctctctctctctctctctctctctctctctctctctctctctctctctctctctctctttctctctctctctttctctctctctctctctttctctctctccctcatTCTCTCTCCTCTTCCCCCTCTAtccctctctcttcctcccttCTCTTCCTTCTACCTCTCTCCTCCTCCACCTCTCTCATCCAATATtccccctctccctctcctccTAGCACCTCTCTTACTACCTCTTGCCAGATTCCCTCTCCCCGACTCCACTCCCTACATTCCTGCCACACATGTTCTCATGTCTCCTCCCCCCACCCACATATCCTGCACACTCTCTTCTCCTCTTCCAACCAATACTTCCCTTCACATACCTCATTTTCCAGTCTAAACCTTGCCACCCTCCTACACCTACTTTCCCCCCAttccttttttaaatatcctgGTATTCCTTCTTCCCTAATCTCCTTATACCATCTGTTATACTTCGAATCTCTTATCCTTtgctctctttcctttttctgcCTCTCCTTATCTTTCCTGATCATCTCTCCAAACCACATTTCCTTTTCGTCTCTCCTTTTTTCAATCTCTTCCATCCTCATTCCTCTTTCCTCAAAAAACTTTCCCCTTTCCCTTTCCCATGTTGACGTCCCCCTTCCCCTCCTCGCCCTTTCCTTTATCTCTTTCCAGCACCTCTTTGCCAACTCACCACCCTTTCCCTCTTCTAGCCTTTTTTCATATCCCCATCCCTGCCCTTATCCCTGCCCTTCCTCtcaatttctctcttttcagTTTCTCTCTTATTATATATCCTGGTGTCTGCCTATTTACTCCCAATATCCATCTTAAATACCTTTCTTCCAGCCTTTCCATCCCTTCCCTTTCCTCCCATCCCCATATTTCCACCCCGTATGCCATCACCGTCCAAACTAACCTATCATACAACCATAATCTTCTCCCCCAATCCTTTCCAAACCTTCTCTTTCCTATCCCCCATACTTGCCCCATTACTGCCGCTGCCCTTTTAACTCTGTTCCTTACCTGTGCTTCCTGTTTTCCATTGCTCTGCATTACATACCCTAGATACTTTATCTCTTTCACCTCTTCCATTTTTCTCCCTTTCCACCtccaatctttttttttcaccctCCCCCCTTTCCTAAATCTTACTATCTTTGTCTTGTCTGGATTTAGTTCCATCCTTTTTCTATCTAAATAACTCTCCAGTCTACTTATCATGCTTCTCATCTCATCCTCTCCTTCTGCTAATAAAACCATGTCATCCGCATATGCCAGCGTATATATCCTTTTCCCCCCTACCTTTACTCTCCCCCATTTAACCTTTCCCATCTCTTCCTCTATATCCGCTAGTAACAGATTAAATAGCAAAGGACTTAAGGGGCACCCCTGTCTCACCCCTCTCGCTGTCCAAAATTCTTCCCCCAAATCCTCTCCCACCCTCACTCTATTTATTGTCTCTCCTAACATCTCCTCTACCTTTTCTATCAATCCGTTCCTAATCCCCCTCTCTTTCATTGTTTCTAACAACACCCCCCTGTCCACCGAATCAAACGCCGCTCTTAAGTCCACAAATAATGCCACCATTTTTCCTCCTCTTTTCCCCACTTGcctatttatcaaataatttagtacATATATGTTGTCAATCGTTCCCATCCCTTTCCTGAACCCCGTTTGATTCGGTGGTAAAATTCCTTTCCCCTCTACCTCCTTCCTTAATCTTTCCATAAGCACCATCATATACACCTTGTATAGCGTTGGCATCAATGTTATCCCTCTGTAATCTTCCACCACCTTTCCTGCGCCTCTTTTTATTATCGGCACCATTATTCCTTCCTTCCATCCTTCTGGCCATCCCTCCCCTTTCCATATCCTATTACAATATCCCCATATCCATTCCTCCATTTCTTTCCCGCCATATTTCCACGCCTCCCCTGTAATCCCATCTATCCCTGCCGCTTTTCCatcctttaaattttttattgcctCCTTTATTTCCCCCTTGCTTATTCCTTTCTCCTCTTCCCCCTTTCTCCTCCCTTTTCCCTCATTCCCTTTTACCACCCTTACCTCTACTCCCCCCATTATCCTCATGAAGTACTCCTTCCACTCCTTTATCTCAATTTCTCCCTGTATTCCCCTTCTTTTCGTTCTTTCTCTATTCACTATTTCCCATActtccttctctcttctaGCTCCCGCCGCTTTCTTTTCCCACCTGTcattctcttctttctttttttgcctGCATAATTCCTTATACTCCAATTTACTTTTCTTATATCTCTCCTCCTCCCCTGTTCCCTTTCTCCATCTCCTCATCTCTCCTCTCACCTCCCTCTTCTTCTCTTCACATTCTTTATCCCACCACCCCccttttccttcttcttccttATCATGTTTTTTCTCCGTTTCTTTTATTGCCAATTTCAATCTCCTTTCCAGTTCCTCCCATTCCTTCTCCATATCCTTTTTTCCTAATTCTATCTTTCCCAGTTTCCGCCTAAATATTCTTTTCCCTTCCTCATCCCATCTTCTCCTCCCAactttcctttcctttttaGCTCCACCCTTTTTTCCTCCCTCTCCTCTTATTCTCACTTTTACCGGTTGATGATCTGAGTCTATTTCATCCCCTATTTCCATTTTCTCTATCCTCTCCCTCACTTCCTTATTCCCCATCACATAGTCTATAACCGTGTTGCCTTTCCCTCCTGTAAATGTATATTCCCCCTTCTCATCTCCCTCCATATTTCCATTAAACAGGCTCCATCCCCTTTCTTCtacaaattctattaatatctttCCTTCCTTATTTACTTTTCCGTCCTTTGATTTCCTCTTTCCCCTTTCCCACTCCTTATCCTCCTCCTCTATTTCCACACGTCCTCCTTCCCTTCCTGTTCTTGCATTGAAATCCCCCCCTATAATCGTTTTTATACCTTCTCCTGCTTCCTTTACCCACCTCTCCAATCCCTGTAATCTTTCctccatatttttattcacataCACCCCCACTACCCTCCATCTTTCCTTTCCTTGCTTCACTCTGCCCACTATTATCCcttctctttctgtctctaTCTTCGTCCCTTTTTCTATCATCTCTCTTCTTATTCCCATTATCATTCCCCCCATTGCCCTTCCTTTCCTATTCTTTCTGCTTGCAAATTGCGCTTCCCACACATATCCCCCCGGCAACCTTCTTCTTATCCTCTCCCACCTTTTCTGGTCCAT
This genomic window from Linepithema humile isolate Giens D197 chromosome 5, Lhum_UNIL_v1.0, whole genome shotgun sequence contains:
- the LOC105676642 gene encoding GATOR2 complex protein WDR24-like, which codes for MCGNTVSVQCLIQVKQAAGSIDSMLCWHDFQSRSKKKHSIIKQSMGKTGGGTMNTESLTTQEEVLDIMCSTSIDGHPEIEESTVNILQLPEVILLILLIFTSTYQNRYRIDVVNVTSSEQIMEVEYLDEDEENISQIYDIDTNSNECNIVTSQKRKSNMDKECNNLQKVVSGKENIDKTSKNYKIIRDNQQCTTKFDKSIEKSGLLQNNANFSTQNEQNNNEEQTPFNEKKGRNTRSKQLQNTIEISTHLNNIYDKTYDLKKNYYESKIKYLKRFVEATEKVTNIFEQYFHH